The Scatophagus argus isolate fScaArg1 chromosome 20, fScaArg1.pri, whole genome shotgun sequence genome window below encodes:
- the lrrc75bb gene encoding leucine rich repeat containing 75Bb gives MGSKLTRQRSLDFESKLSKRRRQRNDALGESERSGGRGDFLFTSLMLKSDKLPGMLRKTNHSPYVRRVAWIREIQTLLREQKTEQAAEVLKLLRKDLGLLGTSLNDILYKNAAFLNLVDPISHELLLSLARDLQCPKKETNSFKSTNKICRQLIYHLTPHSKWTRQSVPRRKSQACLKTTLKKKVSGDVVNLSGIPLSGRDVHRVAFYLQSSSDAVSAVDLSFTELQDDSLRLLLPYLSCLPKLTILAVNGNRLTVAILKDLTDAVKDPKKFPSLAWVDLGNNVDIFTVPQPLLVALRRRFGLRSSLPTIYEYREAQAFGGYNPNMETSVEEPSLYEEVEGEEDDREEEEDRLELRAWGFREENQSKNVAVHFCGR, from the exons ATGGGTTCTAAGTTGACCAGACAGAGGAGTCTCGATTTTGAGAGCAAATTATCCAAAAGAAGACGCCAGAGGAATGACGCCctgggagagagcgagagaagtGGCGGCAGAGGAGACTTCTTGTTTACGTCCTTGATGCTCAAGTCCGACAAGCTGCCAGGGATGCTGCGGAAAACCAACCACAGCCCGTATGTCAGACGGGTGGCGTGGATCCGGGAGATCCAGACGCTTCTCCGGGAGCAGAAGACGGAGCAAGCAGCCGAAGTCCTCAAACTGCTGAGAAAG gATTTGGGGCTCCTGGGAACATCACTCAatgacattttgtacaaaaatgCAGCTTTTCTCAACCTGGTGGATCCCATTTCTCACGAGTTGCTGCTCAGTCTCGCCCGGGACCTGCAGTGCCCAAAAAAG GAGACCAACTCATTCAAGTCCACTAACAAGATCTGCCGCCAGCTGATTTACCACCTGACCCCTCACTCCAAGTGGACGAGACAGAGCGTGCCCAGGAGGAAGTCTCAGGCCTG TCTGAAGACCACCCTGAAGAAGAAAGTGTCTGGGGATGTGGTCAACCTGTCAGGCATCCCGCTGTCTGGCCGAGACGTCCACCGCGTGGCCTTTTACCTCCAGAGCAGCAGTGACGCCGTGTCGGCCGTGGACCTGAgcttcactgagctgcaggACGACAGCTTACGCCTGCTGCTGCCCTACCTCAGCTGCCTGCCAAAACTAACCATACTAGCTGTCAATGGTAACCGCCTGACTGTGGCCATCCTGAAAGACCTGACAGATGCAGTGAAGGATCCTAAGAAGTTCCCCAGCCTGGCCTGGGTCGACCTCGGCAACAATGTGGATATCTTCACCGTGCCGCAGCCGCTGCTTGTGGCCCTGCGGCGCCGGTTTGGCTTACGCAGTAGCCTGCCCACCATTTATGAGTACAGAGAGGCACAGGCTTTCGGTGGCTACAACCCAAACATGGAGACCTCTGTGGAGGAGCCCAGTCTGTACGAGGAGGtagagggagaggaggatgatagagaggaggaggaggacaggctGGAGCTTCGAGCCTGGGGCTTCAGAGAAGAAAACCAGTCAAAAAATGTGGCAGTGCACTTCTGTGGGAGGTGA